The Thermobifida halotolerans sequence CCGCACCGGCCGCAACCGGAGACGACCCCCACCCGCCCGACTGGGCCGCACCCGCCGGGGTGACCGCCGCACCCCCCGACGAGGACCCGCCGTCCGAGGCGTAGGCCGCCGCACCCCCACCGGGCGCTCCCGAACCACCGGTCGCCCCGGTGGGAGTGACAGCGGGGGCGCCGCCGGTCACCCCGGTGGGAGTGACAGCGGAACTCCCGCCCCCATCGACGGAAACACCACCTCCCCCCGCACCGGCCGCAACCGGAGACGACCCCCACCCGCCCGACTGGGCCGCACCCGCCGGGGTGACCGCCGCACCCCCCGACGAGGACCCGCCGTCCGAGGCGTAGGCCGCCGCACCCCCACCGGGCGCTCCCGAACCACCGGTCGCCCCGGTGGGAGTGACAGCGGGGGCGCCGCCGGTCACCCCGGTGGGAGTGACAGCGGAACTCCCGCCCCCATCAGCGGAAACACCACCTCCCCCCGCACCGGCCGCAACCGGAGACGACCCCCACCCGCCGGTCGAGGCCGGAACCGCTCCGGGCGTTGCGGTCCGGGCCGCTCCTCCGGGAGTGGCGGTACCGGTTCCCCCGTTTCCGGAGGCCCCGGCCGTGTCGCTGTTCTCCGCGCCCGCGGGCAGCACCGCACCGCTCTGCGCCTCCGCGGAGCCGCTCTCGTCGACTCCGCCACCGGTCTGTGCCGCGCCGCCGTCGGCCGGTCCGCCCACCGCCGCGCCCGCGCCGCCCAGCGCGGCCGTTCCCGTCGCCGCCGCTCCCGTCGCGCCCGCACCTCCGGTCGCCGCGACGGTCGTCGCCGAGGGCAGTCCCTGGTCGACTGCCGCGGCCCGGCTCACGACGCCGGAGCCCTGCGCGGCGTTGCCGGCTCCCGAGAACCCGGTGCCGCCGAAGCCGCCGCCTCCGCCGCCGCCTGCGCCCGCGACGGCACCGGCCGCGCCGAAGGCGACCGCGCCTCCGGTCAGCTTGGTCGCCACCGTGCCGAGCAGGCTCCACAGCATCGGCAGCGCGCCGGTGGCGATGAGGATCAGCGCGACGCCGAGGAAGTACTGGAAGACTCCGTCCTCGTCTCCGCTCGACTCGTAGTAGAAGATGAAGCCGAGGGCGTAGATCAGCGCGATGACCGGCTTGTACAGGATGGAACCGAGCAGCCATCCCATGATCTTGGAGAAGATGGTGGTTCCCGGCCCCGGGATCATCGCCGCACTGGCCGCGAGCGGCAGTACGGCCGCGCAGATGTAGACGACCCCCTGGGTGTAGAAGAGCGCCACGATCTGGATCGTGGCGCCGACGACGACCGCGATCCCGATGATGACGCTGAGCAGCATCCGGAACGGACCCGCGATGATCCCCCCTTCGGGGATGCCCGTCAGATCCTGGGAGAGCCGTGCCCCGAAGTCCCCCGCGACCCCCTGGCTGAGCATGTACTCGGCCAGTCCGTTACCGAAGTCCACGAGCCCCTGGATGACGAAGACCCCGGCGAACGTGGTGAAGACGAGCACCAGGAGTCCCTTGACCGTGTCCATCATCGGGTCCAGGCGCCGGTACCACAGCAGCCGGATCGCCGCGACCAGCAGCCCCGCCGTGGCCAGCAGTGTCACCAGCGGAAAGACCAGGTTCTGGAAGGCGGAGATTCCTTCGCTGTTCTGGATGCCGCCGGTGTTGTCCACCATGGGGTTGTTCCAGAGGAACTTGAAGACCGTCTCGATGGCGGGCGCGATCAGTCTACCGATGTCCTCGGACAGTTCTTCGAGACTGGCCATTGCACTTCCTAGTCGTGGCTTCGGTGGTGCCTTCCGGGGCACGGAACCGCCGGGCGGGGCCTCGGAGCCGGTGCGCCGGGGACCGGTTCGGTCAGACGCCCGTCGGGCCGGAGGGGGAGGGGTCCAGGGTGGGCATGGGCACCGGATTGGAGTCCAGGTGGACTTCCAGGTAGGAGTACCAGGTGTCGAAGGCGTTGCCCGAGGATGCGCCCAGCAGCAGGGTGACGAGCGGGGCCGCGGTCATCAGCAGGACGACTCCCAGCAGCACCCACGGCAGCTCCCCCATGCCGCGGGCGGCGATCCAGGGGTCACCGGTGAGGTTCGCCTGCACCATCTTCCCGGCGATGATCAGGAGCGCGATGATCGCGATGACGGCTCCCAGGCCCATGACCCAGCCGAGGATGGTGTTCCCGCACGTCTGCCATGTCGCGTCCTCGGCTCCGCAGGGGGGCGCGGCGAGGACGGGGGCGGTCGGGGCGTCCACTTTCTCCTCCCTCACACGAACACGACGTCCGGTACGGCGTCCGGGTCGCTCCCCGAGAGCAGCGCCAGGACGATCGACGTGGCGGCGATCATGAGGAGGATCCCCATGACGATCCACAGCAGGCCGCCCACGCCGTCGACCGCCACGTCGGAGCGGCCGAGTCTGCCGACCACGATCTTCCCGGCGCAGTAGAGGACGCCGATGACGGCGATGACGGTGACGATTCCCCGACCCCACGCGAGCATCTGCTCGAGGGGTGGCAGGACACTGGTCGGAAGCTGCGGTTCGGGGGTCCAGACCTGCGTGAGCGGGACACCGCCCGCCTCCGTCGCTCTCATCGCCGCGGCCTGCACGCGCACCGACGCATTCAGCAGGATGGGCACGGTCTCTTCCTCGTCGTCTGGGTGCCGTGGCCGACGCGGAGAGCCTCTGGCCACGGCACGGCGGTATCCGCCACGGGGGTCGGGGACGGATCAGGTTTCGGTGCTGAGCGCCGGAAGCAGGGCTGTGATCAGTGGAACCGCGATCAGCATCAGCGAGATGCCGAGGATGGTCCACACCAGGCCGCCCACGCCTTCGGCGGCCAGGTCGGATCGGCCGAACTTGCCGACCGCCATCTTTCCGGCGCAGAACAGCACGCCGATGATGCCGATGACCACGACGACACCGCGGCCCCAGGAGAAGAGGGTGTCGATGGACGCGAGCGCGTCCGTGGGCAGCTCGATTCCTTCTCCCCAGTCCCTGTTCCTGATGTCCACACTGGGCGCCGTCGTGGAACTCGTCTGCATTTTGGTGAATCCGTAGAGCAGCAGATTCATGTTTACTCTTCTCGTCCCTTCGTGTCCGACGCTGCCGAACCCGTCGCCGCGCACACCTCACGGATCTCCGCGAGAGCGCGTTCGGCCTTTCTCGGCAACCTGACCTTGTCCGCGTCCGCGGTGTCGGCGTAACGCAGCCCCGCGACGAACGGAAACCGCACGATCCGTCCGACCCGGTCCTCGACGAGCCGGAACCGCACCGCCGCCTCGCGGGGTTCGGGGCCGGAACCGTCGGCGATGACCACCAGGCAGGAAATGGCCGCCCCGGATCCGCTGAGCCCGGTCACGGCCTCGACCGTCCGAGCCGAGGCCGGCGCGCTGTCTCTCGTGACCAGGAGCAGCGGCCGACCGAACGTCTCGATCCGCTGGGTCTGCGGCGTGTAGCCGCCCAGATCCCACGGCGTGCCCAGGAGAGTCGCCAGCGTGCTGGTCCCCGCACCGCCGTGGCAGCCGAGCAGGACCGCGTCCACGGATTCGGCCGTGTCCGGAACCGCCTTCACCGGGGCGCCACGACTTCCGGACTCCCGGCCCAGCCGACGGCCGAGTGCCACCACCACGACGGTCACCTCCTCATCGTGCACAACGGATTACCCGACGCCCCGGACATTTTTCGGGACGCCCGGCGTCTCCCGCGTAGATGCGGACCGCGACACAGAAGTTCCACTTCCTCAGAAAAGCCTCCTGGCCACTTCCGGCCAAATCCTGACAGAACCGAAACGGGGGAAACGGAATCCGATGATGGTGGCGACCCGAACAGCCGGATGGAAAACCGCGCTTTCCCGCTCGCCGCGACCGAAACGGACAGGGAGAACGGCCGAGAAACGACAGGAGCGCGCGGTGCGCGCCCGGACCTCTTCCCCCGGCCGACGCCGTGACCGGTTGTCGGCCGTCGTGAGCAGGACCGACGAAAGGCGATCGTGAGCAACCTCGACAGCAGTTCCCGGCGTGCGGTCCTCGTTGTCGCCGCCATCGCGGTCGTCGTGCTGACCGTGGGGCTGTCCGTGACGCGCATCCTCGGCGGCGGCGACCCCGCCGAGCCCTCCGCCGCGCCGTCCTCCTCCCCCACAGACGGCGCCGACTCCCCCACGGAGAGCACCGACGTGGCCGCCCTGCTGCCCAACTCCGAATCCGAACTCCGCCGGGCGGCCGCGGTCGCCACGGAGTTCACCGAGGTCTTCTTCGGAGCGGACGGCGACCGCGAGCAGCGGATCACGGAACTGGCCGTGCCCGAGTACGCCGACCTGCTGACAGCCCAGGAAATCCTCCCGCCGTCGGTCGGGGAGCCTCCCGAGGGGACGGCGGAGACCGCCGTCGCCGCGGAGGTCACCGGCATCCGCGCCCTCTCCACGGACAGCGTCACCTACCTGGTACGCGCCGACGTCACCGTGTCCGGCTCCACCGAGCGGCGGTTCGAGTACGCGGCCACCCTCGTCCTGCACGGCGACTCCTGGCTGGTCACCGGCTTCTACGACGCGGCCCTCGGTGACTCGGGGGCGGGCTGACATGGGCGTTGCGGCAGCGGAGTCGCGCCTGCGGGGGCTGTGGCGTGCCGTGCGCCGCCGACCGCGCCCCGCCCGCCCGAACGACCTGGGACGCAGCACGCTCTCCTACGGTCTGGCCGCCTCCCTCCTCCTGGGATCGGTCACGTTCGTGGTCGGCGGCGAGCACATCCTCGGCTACCTGGGGCTCACCGGCGGCACGGGCGGCTGCGCCACCTCGCTGGGCGGCTTCACCGGGGAGGCCGACCCCGACTCGATTCCCGAGAACTTCCTCGAGCACATCAAGGAGGCCGGGAAGCGCTTCGACGTCCCGTGGGAGTACGTCGCCGCTCTCTCCTGGCGCGAGACCAACCACGGCCGTATCGCCGACACTCTCGACTACAACGCCTACGGGCGGCTGCCGAGCGGCATCGTGTACGGCACCGCCAACCCGGCCGGAGCCGCGGGCCCCCTCCAGTTCGGCATCAGGCACCCGGACACCGGACTGACCGGCGGTCCGATGGGCGACGCCGCGAACACCTGGGGCGGTGAGGCGGACCAGCCCGCGAGTGAACGCGAGCACGAACCCGGCACGAACGGTCAGTGGTTCGGCATCGACGGCAACGGCGACGGTCGGGTCAACGTCTGGGACCCGGCCGACGCCGTGCACTCGGCCGCGGGCTTCCTGCGCTACTGGATGGACCGCGGCCACAGCATCGAGTGGGCCGTCGGCCGCTACCACGGCTCCGGTGTCGGCGGAACCTACCAGGTGGAGGTCAGCGGCAAGGCCGCGCAGTACCGCAGCGGCGACTTCACCGTCGCTCCGCCCAACGGGGTGCGGACCGACTGCGCCCAGGTGCCGAACGGCAGCGCCGTCGAGAGGGTCATCGAGTACGCGCGGGCGCAGACCGGCAAGCCCTACATCTGGGGCGGGGTCGGCCCCACCGGCTACGACTGCTCGGGGCTGCTCCTGGAGGCCTACCGTGCGGCCGGACTGCCGAAGCGGTACCTGGACCACCGCTGGACCACGCACACCATGTTCCGCATGGAGGAGGCCCGGACGGTTCCCTCCCTGGACCAGGCCCAGCCCGGCGACATGATCCTCACCGGCAGCGGAAGCTCCCCCACCCACGTGTCGATGGTGACCGGGCGGCGGGACGGAAAGCTCTTCGTGATCGAGGCGTACAGCTCCCGTGTGCCGCTGCACGCGCAGATCCACGAGCACGAGTTCAACTCGGGACTGTGGCCGCAGGGCGACCCGATTCTCAGGATCATCCGGCTCAGCCACCTCTTCCCCTCCGGCGACACCACCGAGGAGGTGTGACGTGCCGCCGCCCGACCTCCCGGAAGCCCTCCGCGGTCCATGCGACCGCCCCCACCCCAGAAGGGCGCAACGGTATGCGTGACCTGTTCCTGTTCCACCGCGAGCGGGTGGCGACCGGCGCGGTCGTCGCCGCGCTCCTCCTGCTCGCCGCCTTCGCCCTCACCCGCCTCACCGGCGGAGGCGGCGCCGAGACGGCCGGGACGTCGATGCGCGACCTCCTTCCGCTGACCGAGGCGGAGTTCCAACGGGCGCTGGCCACCGCGGTCGAGCACGGGCGGGCCATGGGCACGTTCGCCCCCGAGGCACCGGAGGAGGACTACTTCGACCGGTTGGGCGAGACGGCGGCCCCCGAGTACGCGCGGCACGCCTCTGTCGAGGGGTCGGCCGCCGGCACGGCGGTGCGTCGACTCGCGGAGTGGGGCCGTCCGACGTCGGGAGTCGCCGAGGTGACCGGAGCCCCGATGATCGCCACCGCGCTCGTCACCCTCGAACTGTCCCTGCGCGCCGAGGAGACCGCCTCGGCCGGGCGGGACTTTCTGGACCTCGGCGACGTCCAGGTCTCGCTGCGCGAGGACGGAGGCGAGTGGCTGGTCATCGGCGTGACCGACACCGAACGGCTGGAAGAGCTGCGGAACGAGGGGGTGCTCTGACGTGACCCGCCTCCTCCGGCGTCTCCTCCGGCGGCGGTCGGCCGACACGGGCAGGATGAGCCTCGGCGCGGGCGCCGCCGTCTGCTTCACCGGGCTCTTCGCCCTGGTCACCGGGGTGCAGGTGATCGACACCTACAACGTGGGCACCGCGGGCGGCGGCTTCCGTTCCGGTGACATCCCCTACCACGCGGACGACATCCCGCCGGGTTCCCTGGTCGGTTGCGGCACCGCGGGCCAGGTGACCGAGCTGACCTGCAACGCCTACCGGACCGTCCTCGCCAACTACCCGGAGTTCGACCGCCCCGGGTGGCGGGGCTGCTACCGGCCCGGTCCGCCCGACCACGGGACCGGGCAGGCCTGCGACTTCATGACCAACGTCGACAGGAGCGCCGGAACCGCCGAGCAGAACGCCCTGGGGTTCGAACTCTCCCGCTGGCTGATGCGCAACCACGAGCAGATCGGGGTCAAGTACCTCATCTGGCACCAGCGGATCTGGAACCCGAACCCGGGCTTCGAGGATCCGCTCTGTGTCGACGAGACCACCCCCGAGTCGTTCGCGCGGAGCTGCTGGAGGCAGATGGAGAACCGCGGAAGCAACACCGAGAACCACTACGACCACGTGCACGTCTCGTTCCTCCGCTGAGAGGGCGGCGGCCGTTCCGGGCGGTGCGGCCCGGACGGTGGAGAACCGGAAACCGAGAAGGAGAAGGAGGTGGGAGATGCCTGCTCCGCTACTGCTCGCCGGCATCGCGGGCAGAGCCGCGCTCTCCGTGGGCGCCAGGATGCTCGTCCGGCAGGGTGTCAAGGCCGGGGTCCGACAGGGAGTCCGGCAGGGGATCCGGGGTTCGCTGCGGCAGAGCGGCAAGGACTTCGCGTCGGATCTCGCGTCGGACGCCGTCAGCAGCCTGCTGCCCAACCCGCTCGACCCCACCGGGATCGTCGGCATCATCGCCGAGGAGAAACTCGGCTACAACCCGCTCGACCCCATGTCGACGGCTGGCCACTTCGCCGAGAAGAAGCTGGGATTCGACCCGTTCGACCCCGTCGAGGCGGGCGGGAGAGTCATCGACGAGGTGTTCGGGAACTCCTCCGAGGAGTCGGAGGAGCGTGCGCAGAGCCCGGGCGGCCGGGACTCGGACGACCGGCGGGGGACCGACCCCGGCGACCTCTTCGGTGACCTGGCCGCGATGGGCGGGATCGGCGTCGTGGCGGGGCTGCTCCTCGCCGCGATCAAAAGCCTGGCGGCCGCCGGGGACGGCAGGGACGAGGGCCGCAGCGACGACAGGAACAACGCAAGAGGCGACTCCCCCGGCGGAGGCGTCGTCATGGCCGGGTTCACCCCGATCGCCTCCGCCTACAGCGGTGACGACAAGGCACCGCAACTCCAGCAGGGCGTCCTGCTGGGCACCTGAGCCCACGACAGCAGCAGAGAGGACAGCGATGGTCGCAGCGGCGGCAAGACCGCTCTCCGTCGAGTTCGCCCCGTCCGGTCGGCTCGGTCCGGGCGGGGACGAGCACGACAGCGCCTTCCAGCCCCTGGCCGCGGACAGCGGCGTGTCCGTCCCGGCCACGTCCGCTTCCCCACCCGACATCGTCCAGGTGAGGGGAGGCAAGCCGGGCGGAGGCAGAAGGGGCGACAAGGGCAACGACAACGGCACCGAGCGCGGGCCCGAGAACAACGGCTCCAACCGCAGACCGGACGACGACAGGCGGGGGCAGCGCGGCAACAAGTACGAACTGGAGTTGGAGGACGGCCAAGGCCAGGGGCAGCAGGATCAGCAGCAGGGGCGATCGGCCTCCGGCGGTTTCCGCCTGGCCTGGGAGAACCCCCTCAACCTGGTCCACGAACTGGTGGACCTCTTCACCCATGACAAGACCCCCCGGCGGCCCGCCTACGGAATGACGGTGGGACACCGGAAGACGCGGAGCGCGCGCCGGTAAC is a genomic window containing:
- a CDS encoding NlpC/P60 family protein, which gives rise to MGVAAAESRLRGLWRAVRRRPRPARPNDLGRSTLSYGLAASLLLGSVTFVVGGEHILGYLGLTGGTGGCATSLGGFTGEADPDSIPENFLEHIKEAGKRFDVPWEYVAALSWRETNHGRIADTLDYNAYGRLPSGIVYGTANPAGAAGPLQFGIRHPDTGLTGGPMGDAANTWGGEADQPASEREHEPGTNGQWFGIDGNGDGRVNVWDPADAVHSAAGFLRYWMDRGHSIEWAVGRYHGSGVGGTYQVEVSGKAAQYRSGDFTVAPPNGVRTDCAQVPNGSAVERVIEYARAQTGKPYIWGGVGPTGYDCSGLLLEAYRAAGLPKRYLDHRWTTHTMFRMEEARTVPSLDQAQPGDMILTGSGSSPTHVSMVTGRRDGKLFVIEAYSSRVPLHAQIHEHEFNSGLWPQGDPILRIIRLSHLFPSGDTTEEV